AAAGAAAGCATCATTTCCAGTTGAAGTTAATGCAAATAACAACAATGCACCAGTTCAAACTATGGAAGTAGCAACAACGCAACAAGTTCAAGCAGCACCAGTTTACAATCTTCCTGCCAGTTTAGGTGGACTTGGCGTTGATATGTTGGGACAAATCATAACAGACAAAGTTAACTCTCAACGTTATGAAGATAAAGTAGATCAACTAAACGAGGCAAAGGACGAAATCAGAAATTTAAGAAGTGCCAACGACAGATTAGATTTAGAGTTACGCACAACCAAAACGAAACTCGAAACCGCCGAAGCAAAAGAAACTTTAGCCGTAATGATGGCTAAAATGGAAAACAAAGGCTTTTTCGACGGCGACGGTTTTCAAAAGTTGCTTGAAAAAGCACCAGAAATGTTGGAAAAAATAGCAGCTATGAAAAACGGTGGCTTTTCGCCAGAAGTTGAGCAACTTGGAAACCCTAATTGGAGTGAAACCAAAAAAGAGTTTGTTACAATTCTCGATATTTTAAATGATCAGCAAGTACAGTTATTAGGTGCAATTTGCCATAAGTTTAGTAGTAATCCTGCTTTAGTTCAAGAAGTTGAAAAATTAATTGTCAATGGATAATAATACAATTGTAGTCAAAGGCAGTTCAGATATGGACGCTTTGAAAAGAAAAATGATATTGCAAAAAATCAATGAATTGCCAACGGATCAATTAACCAGGTTAGGCGAATTATCAGAAATTCCAAAAGCTAAAAGTTATTTAGAAAGTGCGGCAAAATTCATGACGTTAAAAGTATTACTAAAGTAAAAAAAAGATGCCTAGTAAATCAAAAATAGGAAATCCAGTTTTGTTGGCGGAAGCAGTAAACAAATCAGAAGTAAACAAACAAGTTGCTTCTGTGCTTCCGTTTTTAATAAAATTTGCCGTTGTAGGTACAGCAGGATATTTGATTTACAGAAGTTGGTCCAATCGTTTTGTAAAAATATCTGAAAACTCTAACTATCCACAAGCTAATGTTTCTTTGGCAGTTGCAAAATCTAAAGCCGATGCAATTGAGGGATCAATGGGTTGGTTTACTACCGACTACAATACTGTTGCAGCACAATTAACAGGCTTAAATTATAACGGTTTTGTGCGTGTTTACAATGCTTTTGGTAAACGTAGAGGACAATTATTTGGCGGACAATTAAACCTTATTGAATGGTTGCAGGACCAATTTAGAGGCGAAGATTTAACCAAACTTTCATTTTTACTAAATGGAGCATTTTTTAGACAAGCACCAGAACCAACAAAAGAAGTTACAAAAAAAGAAGTTTCTCAAGCTAAATTTATTGGAATATGACACCACAAGACAAAAAATACATAACCTACGGAGTTGGTGGAATTGCCGCAATATTATTGCTTTCTGCAATTTTTAAGAAAAAAAACGATCCTTCTAATTCAACCTACGATCCAACAGGAAACGGCAGCGTAACCAACGCTAATAATTCTGTTTTTAATGCTAAAAAAATAGCCGACGAACTTTATAATTTATTAAGACGTACGGGCGGTTCTAGTTTTCTTAATCCAGGACAAACCGAAGAAGTTTTTTCATTATTAAGAACCGTTTCTCAAAATCAATTTGGGCAACTTATGACGGCTTTTGGTAAACGTGCTTACAATAAATTTTCTGCTAATGATTTGTTTTTATTATGGCAAACACCAACTTATTATCCTTTAGATATAATTCTAAAAAACGAATTATCAACGGACGATTATAATGATTTAAAACAAAAATATCCAAACTACCTATAACATGAATAATACAATCAATTTTAATGGTTTAGGTGCGGTTGCAGCCAATTTGGATAGTTCATTTAATACTGATCTTGCAAATATAGCGACTTATAATCCTGGTACACCAATTAATGTTTTAGTTCCAACAGGATTGCAACCAATAACAACAATACCAACAGTAACATTGCCAACAGCTTTACAGCCTACTTCTGGCGATGTTTTACCACAAATTGAGCCAGACGTTAAAATTACGTTACGCACAACGGTAAAAAGCAAAGAGGAAACTTTGCCATTGGCTACCGTTCAAGTTGATGATCAGTTTTACAGCACGACCGAAAATGGTTTTATTCAATTGATTAATACCAACGCTAACGCTTCAATAATAATCAGTTATATAGGTTATAAGCCGTTTAAAGCAATTGCTAAAAATGTGCCTTCAGTAGTAGTTTTAGAGCAAGACAGTAATGTTTTGCCGCCAATAATAATAAAACCGCCTAAAAGTTACTTAGGTTGGTTTGCAGCAGCTTTGTTAGCCGCAGCAGTAATCAAAAAAGCAACAGAGAAAAAGAAAACAACAGTTTCAAGTATTTAGTTAGGTTAGTTAGCAGCAAAAATTTGCGTGAATGTTGGCAACTTGCGGGTTGAATTTGGACGGTAAACCCGCAATTGTCAATTTCTAAAAACAAAAAAGTATGAGTTTGATTTACGAAAATAAAGTGCCTTCAAGTTATCGTATTCCTTTTATTGCAAAAGTAAAAGAAATAGCGACAAAACTTGGTATTAACCCTAATTGGTTAATGGCAATAATGCATTGGGAAAGCGCAGGAACTTTTTCGCCTTCAATCACTAATAGCATTGGTGCAACTGGTTTAATTCAGTTCATGCCTTCCACAGCCATTGGCTTAGGAACTACAACCACAGCATTAAGAAACATGACAGCAGTACAGCAGCTTGATTATGTTTTAAAATATTATTTGCCTTATAAATCAAAAATCACAAATTATGTTGACTGTTATCTTGTTACGTTTTTTCCTGCCGCAGTTGGCAAAGATGAAAACTACATTATTCAAACGAGCAAATTACCCGCATCATTGATAGCGACACAAAATCCCGCCTTTGATATAAACAAAGACAAAAAAGTTACCGTAGGCGAAATTGCAACCGTAATGTTAAGAAAGCTGCCTACTGAATGGATTAAGGAATTTGTAAAAAAAAAGCAGTAATTGGAATAACAGGACTAGCATTTTTAACAGCAGCTTTCTTCATAGGAAAGCATTATTACGATAAGAATAAAAAGAAATGAATAATTTAGGTGTAACAATTGGAGTAGTAAAAAAAGAAACGTCAAACGGTGGCGGTTCTTTGCCGTTAGGTAAAATTCAGCTTGTGGATGCTACGCAACAAAAGTTTTCTGACTTGGCTGGAGCATTGACTTATTTAGCTTTATTTACGGCAGTTATACCAACTGAAACCAGTTATTCAAACAATACTTTTTATTTCACATTACCGCAAGACACAACACTAACATTAATTGACGGTTTTTGCGGTAAACCAACCGATGCCGAACATTTACAATTTATTGATGAACTTGGTCTTGTTATTGGATTTCAAAAACAATCTTTTGAAGCTAACGACCAAAACAACGTTTTTGGTGGCGGAATATTATTTAAAGAGTTAAGTTTTTCGGAATCAACTGGAAACAACACTTTTGGTAATAACAACTATTTTTCAGAAGAAAGTTTCAAAGAAGCTACTGGAAACAACACTTTCGGAAACACA
The window above is part of the Flavobacterium sp. PMTSA4 genome. Proteins encoded here:
- a CDS encoding transglycosylase SLT domain-containing protein, whose product is MSLIYENKVPSSYRIPFIAKVKEIATKLGINPNWLMAIMHWESAGTFSPSITNSIGATGLIQFMPSTAIGLGTTTTALRNMTAVQQLDYVLKYYLPYKSKITNYVDCYLVTFFPAAVGKDENYIIQTSKLPASLIATQNPAFDINKDKKVTVGEIATVMLRKLPTEWIKEFVKKKQ